A region of the Oligoflexus sp. genome:
TCGACCATCAGCAAGGCCTCAGAAAAGACCAGAGCCAGGTCATATCCAGTCATCTGCAGACTGGAAGCCAGCGAAATCAGCCTCTGCGCACCATCAGGCAGCTGATCGACAGCCAGGTTCAAAGTAAATACCGTTTTCGCACCGAGATACTCGTTGCCGAAAATGTCCCTTTCCACCCTCGGCTGCCGTCTTTTCTTCGGTTTTGTTCCAGGATCATTTTTCGTGAGTTCGTCCATGGATTCAAACTCCGCTCTTGAATATTCCGCCAGAGGCCGTCAGAACATCCTAGCATAGAGCCCCATAAAAAATGAAGGCAGCCACACCGCCAGGGTTGCTGCCTTTTCCTCTGGTTTTTCCGATTTTAAAGAACTGTGGGAGCTACGAAATCAAAGCGTGTGCCTTCGGGATTGGCTGCTGTCTTCAGATACGAAATCTGCAGTTTGCCGTTCACAACGTTAAGGTCGCAGCCTAACTTCCGCCATTCTTCGGTATAAGGCTGTTTCACTGTAAAATTCTTGCAAAGAATGAACAGCTTCTTGGCCTCCCCGCCTTCGGGACTTTGCTGAGGTTTATCAGCTGCCGCATGGGGCTCGTGCAGGTGCCCGCTCAATGCAATCAAGGCTCCATCCTTCTCCGACTGTTCAAAATCATGACCTTGCCAGGTCTTGGGGTAGGCCTCTCCAATTTTGTAAGCAAACTGATCCCCGAGGTAAACGGTGGAACTGAACTTGAACACGGAGCCTTCCCGCACTATGTCCCCGTACTTCAATCCAGGCGTCGCCAGGAACTCGACATATTCACCTTCCAGATCTATAGCACCATAAAGCTGAACGCCGAGCGTCTCTGTAAGACCCGCTGCACGACTCAGCAGACGAAGTTGCCTTTCCAATGTTTCGTCATTCTCAAAACCCACCATCACTTCCAAGGTACGCTGGGCAGGATCAATATTCGTTCCTATATCATGGAGGTGACTCTTATTCGAAACACCACAGCTCATGACCGTTGCAGATAGCACAAGACCCGACATCAATCGCATGGGAACTCCTTGCATTACTGGTAAATATGCAGCATTTTCATGGAAGTCCCTTTGAATTTTTCAGAAAGCACGCGGGGTGTCAAGGGATTCGGTTCAAATCTCTTGCAGCGAGGAGGCTTTGATGCAAAATAAATTCTTTAAAACCGCAGAGGCCTTTCGAACCTGGCTAAACAAAAACGGTAGGCAGGAAACCGAAATCTGGGTCGGGTTTTATAAGAAAGATTCTGGCAAAACCGGAATGTCCCTGAAGGAAGCCATTGACGAGGCTCTGTGTGCAGGCTGGGTGGATGGCCTCAAGGGCAGTTTGGATGACATCAGCTATCGCATTCGCTTCACACCTCGCAAACCGAAAAGTGTTTGGTCGAAGATCAACATCGGCCACGCGGAACGTTTGATCAGGGAAGGCCGCATGACTCCCGCAGGCCAAGCCCAGATCGAAGCGGCGAAGGCGGATGGACGTTGGGAACGAGCCTATGAAGGTGCGAAAAATGCGGAACCACCGGAAGATTTTCTAAAAGCACTGAATAAAAATAAAAAAGCCAAGGCCTTCTTCAAAACGCTGAATCGCGCTAATACCTTTGCCATCTACTTTCGAATCACGAATGCGAAGAAACCGGAAACGCGCCAACGCTGGATTGAACGCATCATCGCGATGCTGGAAAACGGCGAGACCTTTCACTGAAAAAAAAGACCCGAACAGCTTCCGCCATTCGGATCTTTTTTATAAGCTTTGCTATCAGGCTCACCGAAAATCTCTTTCCAGATGAACCCAATAAAAACAAAAACTCACTTCGAGTAAAATTCGATGATCTGACCAATCTCAATAGGGAAAGGCACCGAATCACGAGTCGGCAGACTCACGACGGTCGCGTCTTTCGCGCCTTCGTCGAAGCCGATCCACTCAGGGCGAACCAACGAGAGTTGCTCCAGGGAGGCTTGGACGTGAGTGAACTTGGTCGCTTTGTCGGCGAGGCTCACTTTGTGGCCTTTTTTCATAAGGAAAGAAGGCTTGTTCACGCGCTTGCCATCGACTTTGATATGGCCGTGAACGATCAGCTGACGAGCAGCTGGGATAGTTGCAGCGAAACCAGCACGGAAGACGAAGTTATCCAGGCGACGCTCAAGGAACTGAAGGAGGTTTTCGCCGGGATCGCCGCGCATCTGGAAGCTCATATCTACGAAGCGGCGGAGTTGTTTTTCGCCGAGACCGTAGTTGAAGCGCAGCTTTTGCTTTTCACGCAACTGGGTACCGTAAACGCTCACTTTTTTACGGTGGCGGCCTTGGTGCATTCCAGGGGGATAAGCTTTACGCTCGTCCCACTTCTTACGGGACAGACCAGGCAACTGTACGCCCAGCGAGCGCATGATTTTTAAACGGGGGCCTTTAAAACGAGCCATTCTAACCTCAAAAATACGATCGGTTTCTCGTCAACGGTGGCGAGAATTACACGAATTGTCGGCCAGGATCAATGAAAATATAGGCTTGGCAGGCTTTTGCGGGCGGAAAAGGGCGGCTTTCGCGCCGCCCTGGCAGAGTTTGGATGGCTCCTACTCAATCTAAAGGCGGAACCTGGGCCTCCTGAGTCGATTCACGCACAATCGACATATTCGGCCGGGCCGGGAACAGGCTCAGATCATCCAGCACATGCTGCAGAACCTGAGTGCCGCCGCCCAGGGCGACCTGCTGCTCCCCACGGAAACTGGGAACCAGCCACTCATTCACCGACAGCGGACTGGTGCGGCCGTACTTGTCTTCCAGACCTTCGACCATGGCCTTGAGCCTTTGCGTCTGGCTGCGCCAAAGCCCCCCGATCACAACGCGGTCGAGCTGCAAAAGAGCCTGTGCATTGTAAAGCGTCAAGGCCATACACTCGGCAGTTTTGGAAACCCAGCTTTCCGCGGCGGCATCACCCGAAGCTGCCGCTTCCAATAGCTCACTGAGTTTTCTGGGCAAGGCCGATGTCTCACCAAGATGCTCAACGAGACTCTTGATGGTGCCTTCGGATTTGCAGAGCAGCTGACCGAGCTGTCCACTGACGCCATAGGTTTTCTGTTCATCACGAATCAGAAAGCCAAAGCCGAGCGTCTCGCTCAGCTGAAAATATCCGACGTGCCGCGGCTGAACGCTTTGATTCCACCAAAGTTCGGCAAGCGCCCCGAAATGAGCATCGGAATCCATATGCACAGGAATCGTCAGACGCTCACGCAGAGTGCTTTCCCAACTTTGAAAATCAACGTCGGTCCCGGTAGGATGAGCGACGGCGATGCCGATCAGCGGCATCTCTTCACTGAAAGTGAGCGCCGCGTTTTCTTCGATCATTTTTTGAACAAGGGCCAAAGCCTCGGCGGGATTTTCAAACACCTCGCAGGGCTGCGTCACCCAACGGCGCACGACGCCATTCAAATTCAAGGTCGCAACGGCAATGGTATGCGTACTGATCTGGATGCCAAGGATGGAATAGGCATCCTCCTGGAAGGCCAGCATCATGGGACGGCGGCCGCCATTGGACGGACCGATGCCGAGTTCTTTGACAAGTCCCCGATCCAAAAGCTCCGTGACGATCGCGGAAACAGTGGACCGACTCATGCTCGTGATGCGTGAGATATCCGCTCGTGAGATCCGATGATGCTTCCAGATGAGCTTAAGCAGAATGCTGCAGTTCATGGCCCGCATGTGGGCGGCATCGACTGTTTCCATACCATCTCTCCTGTGGATCGAGTTGTCCCCCAAAACCTATGTCGCATAAGGCTTTGAGCTGGTTGTAGTGGGCTTTACCCCCGAAAGACTACACCTTCTACCCCACGTCATATTGTATTTTCAAGTCAATAATGTCGTAGTCCGAACGTACGGGAATCGTGGACGAATTCGGCCAAAAAGATTCTTACCGCGAGTAAAAATTTCGACTGATATCAAGGTCTTGAGTCAAGGAACGGGACCAGAACAAAGCGCAAACCCACGCCAGCGCAGGGCAATCGAGCAGCACCAAGGGTTCAGGATGAGAGAGAGGACGAGAAAGAGGGGCGAGCCCGCACCCTGAGTCAAGGCCGGGCACCATCGGGAAGAACGAACTTAGTCAGCGCGGAGTTCGCTTGTGATCTGGTCGATATCGTCCTTAAGGTCAGGACGCGACCGCACAAGACGCTCAGCGAAGGGATCGAGCATGCCATCAACCCAGGCGAGTTCCAGCAGTTCAGGAAGATCGATCCGACGAACTTTAGCCACGGTTTTCTGCATACGACCGATCAGTTTGCGAAAGTGCTGCTCACTGAATGAATCGGGCGATTCCACGATCTGATTCTCGGTCTCGGCGTTTACTACTTGCGTTGTCATACTTCCCCACTCCAGTCAGCCAACAGGCGGCCAGGGGCCTTACCTTATTCAAAAACCTCAGCTTTTCAGCTGTCCTCTATATTCAGAAGATCAACCGATGACAAGCGAAAAATTCTGCTGCGCACAATGGGGTCAAGCTTTTTTTTCCGCTGCGATTATCAGTGGGTGCACAGGTTTATTCAGATTGAAGAGGAAAGATCGCGAAAGATGGGGCGGGAGGGAAACTAAGGGCGTGCACACACTTGACTCCAGTTGTGCTGGAGTCTGATGCGGGCACGCCCTAAGCAAAATCAGGGAGTCGTAGGAGCAGGAGTGGCTTCAGCTGGAGCAGGGGTTTCTGCAGGAGCTGGAGTTGCCTCTTCCTGTTGTTCGTAAGAAGGAACTTCCTCAGCTGGAACTGGGCTCTCTTCTTTAACTGGGAACTCTTCCTGGGTCTTCGTGGCTTCCTGAGATTTCTCTTCAGAGTTGGAAGAACCGCATTTACCGGCCATTGCGATCGCAGAAAGGCCAAGAACAACGAGAAGCTTTTTCATACTTGAAACTACCTCTTTCAATGTGAACAGCGAGTTTAACCTCGCTTTGGGTAACGAAACAACTTTCCTCTGCGGGACCGGAATCAAAATTGGGATTCAAGGCCGCCGCTTAGGGCACGTCATGAATGACTGAGTCTTCTGCTCAGCGCAGTAACATAACCAAGGAACCATGGGATAGCAAGGTGAAAAAGCAGGCTTTTTTGGCCGAATAAAAAGCCTTGAGACCGCTTACGCATTATGTTATCACATTAGCGTTTTAGCAGGCTAAAACACTTTCACGCCCAGGAGAGATGAAATGTCTGAACGCGAAGCGGTCCGTATCCAAAGTGGCAAAGCCCCCGATCACTGGGACGAACGCTATTTAACCGAGCTTTACGAGGCCTTACGGTCCGTGAAGAGCATCGACG
Encoded here:
- a CDS encoding YdeI/OmpD-associated family protein produces the protein MQNKFFKTAEAFRTWLNKNGRQETEIWVGFYKKDSGKTGMSLKEAIDEALCAGWVDGLKGSLDDISYRIRFTPRKPKSVWSKINIGHAERLIREGRMTPAGQAQIEAAKADGRWERAYEGAKNAEPPEDFLKALNKNKKAKAFFKTLNRANTFAIYFRITNAKKPETRQRWIERIIAMLENGETFH
- the rpsD gene encoding 30S ribosomal protein S4, translating into MARFKGPRLKIMRSLGVQLPGLSRKKWDERKAYPPGMHQGRHRKKVSVYGTQLREKQKLRFNYGLGEKQLRRFVDMSFQMRGDPGENLLQFLERRLDNFVFRAGFAATIPAARQLIVHGHIKVDGKRVNKPSFLMKKGHKVSLADKATKFTHVQASLEQLSLVRPEWIGFDEGAKDATVVSLPTRDSVPFPIEIGQIIEFYSK
- a CDS encoding ROK family transcriptional regulator; the encoded protein is METVDAAHMRAMNCSILLKLIWKHHRISRADISRITSMSRSTVSAIVTELLDRGLVKELGIGPSNGGRRPMMLAFQEDAYSILGIQISTHTIAVATLNLNGVVRRWVTQPCEVFENPAEALALVQKMIEENAALTFSEEMPLIGIAVAHPTGTDVDFQSWESTLRERLTIPVHMDSDAHFGALAELWWNQSVQPRHVGYFQLSETLGFGFLIRDEQKTYGVSGQLGQLLCKSEGTIKSLVEHLGETSALPRKLSELLEAAASGDAAAESWVSKTAECMALTLYNAQALLQLDRVVIGGLWRSQTQRLKAMVEGLEDKYGRTSPLSVNEWLVPSFRGEQQVALGGGTQVLQHVLDDLSLFPARPNMSIVRESTQEAQVPPLD